One genomic region from Bartonella australis AUST/NH1 encodes:
- a CDS encoding microcin C ABC transporter permease YejB, whose product MIAYILRRLLLIIPTLIGILTVTFIIVQFTPGGPVENIIAQLQGMGGDAVGKIAGGSGDFMPPSDSAFDGAYAGLSTRGDSKYRGARGLDPEFIAELERQFGFDKPPLERYLTMLGNYLRFDFGDSYMQGRSVVELIKDALPVSLSLGFWHLLISYAISIPLGIRKAIKEGSVFDIWTSAVIVIGYAIPNFLFGIFLIVFFAGGSFLNWFPLSHLTSDNFDQLSFGRKILDYFYHLILPLTAMIISSFATTTLLMKNCFLEEIRQQYVVTARAKGLSEHSILYGHIFRNAILIIIAGFPATFMGSFFSGSLLIEMLYSLNGMGLLSYTSIVDRDYSVVFATLYIFSLIGLVISLISDIVYMFVDPRIDFDERDL is encoded by the coding sequence ATGATAGCTTATATTTTGCGGCGTCTTTTGCTAATTATACCGACACTCATCGGCATTTTAACGGTGACGTTTATTATCGTTCAGTTTACGCCGGGGGGCCCTGTTGAAAATATTATTGCCCAATTACAAGGAATGGGCGGCGACGCTGTAGGGAAGATAGCTGGTGGTAGCGGCGATTTTATGCCTCCTTCTGATTCTGCTTTTGATGGCGCTTATGCTGGATTATCTACCCGTGGGGATTCCAAATATCGTGGTGCACGAGGGCTAGATCCAGAATTTATTGCCGAACTTGAGCGGCAATTTGGTTTTGATAAACCACCTTTGGAACGTTATCTAACAATGCTTGGTAACTATTTGCGTTTTGATTTTGGGGATTCTTATATGCAAGGCCGCTCAGTCGTCGAGCTTATTAAGGATGCTCTGCCTGTTTCTCTATCTCTCGGTTTTTGGCACTTACTGATTTCTTATGCTATTTCCATACCGTTGGGAATCCGCAAAGCTATCAAGGAGGGATCTGTTTTTGATATATGGACAAGCGCAGTTATTGTTATCGGCTATGCGATTCCGAATTTCCTTTTTGGTATTTTTTTAATAGTTTTTTTCGCTGGTGGGTCTTTTTTAAATTGGTTTCCGCTGAGCCATTTAACTTCTGATAATTTTGATCAATTGTCATTTGGGCGCAAAATATTAGATTATTTTTACCATTTGATTTTGCCGTTGACGGCAATGATTATTTCTTCTTTTGCTACGACGACGTTATTGATGAAAAACTGCTTTCTGGAAGAAATTCGTCAGCAATATGTCGTTACAGCTCGTGCTAAGGGTCTAAGTGAGCACTCCATTCTTTATGGCCATATTTTTCGCAACGCAATATTGATAATAATTGCTGGTTTTCCTGCGACTTTTATGGGATCATTTTTTAGTGGGTCTTTGCTGATTGAAATGTTGTATTCGCTAAATGGTATGGGACTTTTAAGTTATACGTCTATTGTTGACCGTGATTATTCTGTCGTATTTGCCACCCTTTATATTTTTTCGCTCATTGGCCTCGTTATTAGCCTTATATCTGATATTGTTTATATGTTTGTTGACCCACGTATTGACTTTGATGAAAGGGATTTATGA
- a CDS encoding YeiH family protein, producing the protein MPSKNNPSLLNNFGPGILLCVLISALAYGLEIAEKYFFAEAWLESLVLAILLGSFVRSYFHPPQYFQKGINFCAKTLLEIAIVLLGASISVQTVLSAGWNLLIGIVSIVFVTILASFFIGRLFGLSGHLAMLVACGNAICGNSAIVATAPVINAKHSDIAASIAFTALLGIIVIFVLPFLQPLLNLSFTQYGVLAGMTVYAVPQVLAATASVSFVSVQIATIVKLVRVLMLGPLILVLSIIYRKSGQIHLRLHTLVPWFIMGFIVMMLARSSELIPESALTPIKFITQLFTVISMAALGLGVNLHSLKDAGWRVIITSICSILVLGVLTLTLIEFMDLSS; encoded by the coding sequence ATGCCAAGTAAAAACAATCCATCTCTCCTGAATAATTTTGGTCCCGGCATCTTATTGTGTGTGCTCATATCAGCGTTAGCCTACGGTTTAGAAATCGCGGAAAAATACTTTTTCGCAGAAGCATGGCTTGAAAGCCTTGTTTTAGCGATCTTATTGGGTTCATTTGTCCGCAGCTATTTTCACCCTCCTCAATATTTTCAAAAAGGGATAAACTTCTGCGCCAAAACGCTTCTCGAGATTGCTATTGTGCTTTTAGGTGCGAGTATCAGCGTCCAAACTGTTCTTTCAGCAGGTTGGAACTTGCTTATCGGCATCGTATCCATTGTATTTGTAACTATTCTTGCCAGTTTTTTTATTGGGCGGCTTTTTGGGCTTTCTGGACATTTAGCGATGTTGGTTGCTTGCGGTAACGCTATTTGCGGTAATTCGGCCATCGTTGCGACCGCGCCCGTTATTAATGCTAAGCATTCAGACATAGCTGCATCAATCGCCTTCACCGCCCTTTTAGGAATTATTGTTATTTTTGTTCTGCCCTTTTTGCAGCCGCTTTTAAATTTATCTTTTACTCAATACGGTGTACTCGCAGGCATGACCGTTTATGCTGTGCCGCAAGTTTTAGCGGCAACAGCGTCTGTATCTTTCGTAAGTGTTCAAATTGCAACAATTGTCAAACTCGTACGGGTTTTAATGTTAGGCCCTCTCATTCTTGTTTTATCGATCATCTATCGCAAATCAGGACAAATACACTTACGTTTACACACCCTCGTTCCTTGGTTTATCATGGGTTTTATCGTGATGATGCTCGCGCGATCAAGCGAACTCATTCCCGAAAGTGCCCTCACCCCCATTAAGTTCATCACCCAATTATTCACTGTCATTTCAATGGCAGCATTAGGACTGGGAGTTAATCTTCATTCATTAAAAGATGCAGGATGGCGTGTTATAATTACTTCAATATGCTCTATCCTTGTCCTAGGCGTACTCACCTTGACTCTGATAGAGTTTATGGATCTTAGTTCATAA
- a CDS encoding 3-deoxy-manno-octulosonate cytidylyltransferase, producing MTFRPLILIPARMGSTRLPEKALAEIAGKPMIVHVAEQAEKAALGPTIVATDHEKIAEAVTARGHKCIITRLDHQSGTDRIYEALNSVDPERHYNTILNVQGDLPTITPDEIINALRPLENSLTDIATLGAKITEESEKTDQNIVKIIGTPIAKNRLRALYFTRATAPYGSGPLYHHIGLYAYRREALERFVTLKPSSLEQREKLEQLRALEDNMRIDVEIINTIPLGIDTQRDLDKVRKILA from the coding sequence ATGACTTTTAGGCCGCTCATTCTCATACCGGCCCGTATGGGTTCGACTCGCTTACCAGAAAAAGCGTTAGCCGAGATCGCTGGCAAGCCGATGATCGTTCATGTCGCTGAGCAAGCAGAAAAAGCTGCATTAGGGCCCACTATCGTTGCGACAGATCATGAAAAAATCGCCGAAGCAGTCACAGCTCGTGGGCACAAATGCATCATAACGCGCCTTGATCACCAATCAGGAACTGATCGCATTTATGAAGCTTTAAATAGCGTTGATCCCGAGCGGCACTACAATACCATTTTAAACGTACAAGGTGACTTACCGACGATAACCCCCGATGAAATCATTAATGCCTTGCGGCCTTTAGAAAACAGCTTAACTGATATTGCAACTTTGGGGGCAAAAATAACTGAAGAAAGTGAAAAAACAGACCAAAATATAGTCAAAATTATTGGGACGCCGATTGCCAAAAATCGTCTCCGAGCCCTTTACTTTACTCGTGCAACAGCACCTTATGGATCAGGTCCCCTTTACCATCATATAGGGTTATACGCCTACCGACGCGAAGCACTTGAACGGTTCGTAACACTTAAACCATCTAGCTTAGAACAACGTGAAAAACTTGAGCAGTTACGTGCATTGGAAGACAATATGCGTATCGATGTAGAGATAATTAATACCATTCCCTTGGGAATTGATACACAACGTGATCTTGATAAAGTACGCAAAATTTTAGCATAG
- a CDS encoding c-type cytochrome, with product MNRFMFACCICACMFLLIVWMVVSIIGDVLYNDYVPIDVSRRAVDGEALKGTQHISRTPLLLSDRLQQGDLENGRKIFKQCALCHTSGRNGVNRVGPTLWGVIDRPFAAVEGFSYSRALRENSDKKWNFFILDRYIRSPRTTIPGTTMSFRGIKDDQDRADLLLYLRSLSDEPVPLPLSPLEYEDSEKD from the coding sequence ATGAATCGGTTTATGTTTGCCTGTTGCATTTGCGCTTGTATGTTTTTGCTGATCGTTTGGATGGTAGTTTCCATTATAGGCGATGTGCTGTATAATGATTATGTGCCGATTGATGTTTCTCGTCGCGCCGTAGACGGTGAGGCTCTTAAAGGTACACAACATATATCGCGTACTCCTCTATTATTGAGTGATCGCCTTCAACAAGGCGACCTTGAAAATGGTCGTAAGATTTTTAAGCAATGTGCTCTATGTCATACATCTGGACGTAATGGGGTCAACCGTGTTGGCCCAACACTTTGGGGGGTTATTGATCGTCCCTTTGCAGCTGTAGAAGGCTTTTCTTATTCACGGGCATTACGCGAAAACTCTGATAAAAAATGGAATTTTTTTATTTTAGATCGTTATATTCGGTCGCCGCGCACAACGATTCCAGGGACGACAATGTCTTTTCGCGGAATCAAAGATGATCAAGATCGCGCTGATCTTCTACTCTATTTACGCAGTTTGTCTGATGAGCCGGTCCCTTTGCCACTGAGTCCGTTGGAATATGAGGACAGCGAGAAAGATTAA
- a CDS encoding YbaB/EbfC family nucleoid-associated protein, giving the protein MRDMMSMMKKAKEMQEKMRQIQDEIANLQITGTAGGGLVSVTLNGQNTITAIKIDPSLIKPEDTEILEDLIMAAHNEAKVKIEAAAAEKNQRITVELAGLPLPPGFKLPL; this is encoded by the coding sequence ATGCGTGATATGATGAGCATGATGAAAAAAGCCAAAGAAATGCAAGAAAAAATGCGGCAAATCCAAGATGAAATAGCTAACTTACAAATAACTGGTACAGCTGGTGGCGGGCTCGTCAGTGTCACCTTGAACGGCCAAAATACCATAACGGCGATCAAAATTGATCCTTCACTAATCAAACCCGAAGATACCGAAATTCTTGAAGATCTTATTATGGCAGCTCATAATGAAGCAAAAGTAAAAATTGAAGCGGCGGCTGCAGAAAAAAACCAAAGGATAACGGTAGAATTAGCGGGATTACCACTTCCACCGGGTTTTAAACTCCCCCTTTAA
- the tsaB gene encoding tRNA (adenosine(37)-N6)-threonylcarbamoyltransferase complex dimerization subunit type 1 TsaB — translation MLILAIDTASIYCAVALVRHKSVIARISERMNKGHAEKLISQIIQITNQADVTLDQVDRIAVNIGPGSFTGIRVGVSAARALALALQVPAIGVSALEALAAQVICENSASAITAVIEAGREMFYFQNFDKNLITLSQPSLKTLENVVADLPPQTVLTGPAAEIITLYIKNNKLDAITPSNQISCEAADILTYARLAANKQPQIPPRPLYLRGADAKRQTNFSLPLKK, via the coding sequence ATGCTTATTCTTGCCATAGACACCGCTTCAATTTATTGCGCCGTTGCGCTCGTTCGTCATAAGTCTGTTATTGCACGCATCAGCGAACGTATGAACAAAGGTCACGCCGAAAAACTCATTAGCCAAATTATACAAATAACCAACCAGGCTGATGTCACACTTGATCAAGTTGATCGTATTGCCGTGAATATCGGACCGGGGTCGTTTACGGGTATACGTGTAGGTGTTTCCGCCGCGAGAGCTTTAGCTCTAGCCTTACAAGTACCCGCTATCGGAGTAAGTGCACTGGAAGCCTTGGCTGCGCAAGTAATTTGTGAAAATAGCGCATCGGCCATCACTGCTGTTATTGAAGCCGGTAGAGAAATGTTCTATTTTCAGAATTTTGATAAAAATCTCATAACTCTGAGCCAACCCAGCTTAAAAACACTAGAAAATGTTGTTGCAGATCTGCCTCCACAGACCGTATTAACCGGCCCAGCAGCTGAAATCATTACTCTGTACATTAAAAATAATAAACTGGACGCGATCACCCCATCAAATCAAATATCTTGCGAAGCGGCTGACATCTTAACTTATGCCCGCCTTGCTGCAAATAAACAACCACAAATTCCGCCTCGTCCGCTCTATCTGCGCGGCGCTGACGCAAAACGACAGACTAATTTTTCTTTGCCGCTCAAAAAATAA
- the recR gene encoding recombination mediator RecR, translating into MSKHIAGPEIEHLIQLLARIPGLGPRSARRAALHLIKKKETLLEPLGAAIREAENKVRICSVCGNVDTADPCSICTDPRRDDTTIIVVEDISDLWALERAKTLSARYHVLGGRLSPLDGIGPDELNITSLINRVINGSVAEVILAVNATVEGQTTAHYITDQLSNFSIKITRLAHGVPVGGELDYLDDGTLAAALQARTHF; encoded by the coding sequence ATGTCTAAGCATATTGCAGGCCCTGAAATTGAGCATCTCATCCAACTTCTAGCGCGGATACCTGGTCTCGGCCCGCGTTCAGCACGACGTGCGGCGCTTCATCTTATCAAAAAAAAGGAAACATTGCTGGAGCCATTAGGGGCAGCAATACGGGAAGCAGAAAACAAAGTTCGCATCTGTTCTGTTTGTGGCAATGTCGATACAGCTGATCCTTGTTCAATTTGCACAGATCCCCGCCGCGATGATACAACGATTATTGTTGTTGAAGATATTTCTGATCTTTGGGCCCTCGAACGCGCCAAAACTTTATCAGCACGTTATCACGTATTAGGTGGGCGACTGTCTCCGTTAGATGGAATAGGCCCTGACGAACTCAATATTACCTCGTTGATAAACCGTGTTATTAATGGCTCAGTCGCAGAAGTTATTCTAGCTGTTAACGCCACCGTTGAAGGACAAACAACGGCTCATTACATCACCGATCAACTCTCTAATTTCTCAATTAAGATTACCAGACTCGCCCACGGAGTGCCGGTCGGAGGGGAACTGGATTATCTCGATGATGGGACTTTGGCGGCTGCTCTACAAGCAAGAACACATTTTTAA
- the miaB gene encoding tRNA (N6-isopentenyl adenosine(37)-C2)-methylthiotransferase MiaB has protein sequence MNRINSKNAPSAAPKKVFIKTYGCQMNVYDSQRMNDSLSAQGYVTTHTPSDADLILINTCHIREKAAEKLYSDLGRLRIMRRERVSEKPLIIGVTGCVAQAEGSEILRRAPTVDFVIGPQMYHRLPELLKQVKRGEKIVETSYAVEDKYTYLPPHNKGAVRQRGVSAFLTVQEGCDKFCTFCVVPYTRGAEVSRSVEQITYEARQLIEAGVKEITLLGQNVNGWHGQSADGKAWRLGDLLYHLAKLDGLKRLRYTTSHPRDMDESLIAAHRDLDMLMPYLHLPVQSGSDRILKAMNRQHKSTHYLHIIEKIRAARPDIAFSGDFIVGFPGETDEDFEETMKLVEQVGYSSAYSFKYSPRPGTLSATMKNHVDEAVKNSRLQRLQALLLDQQHAFLRSKIGQTTDVLIEKSGRHSGQVVGRSPWLLPVVVNTQAAAGTVMAIYIKDASSNSFVGEKVNA, from the coding sequence ATGAATCGGATTAATTCTAAAAATGCGCCTTCTGCCGCTCCTAAAAAGGTTTTTATCAAGACCTATGGATGCCAAATGAATGTCTACGACAGTCAGCGAATGAATGACAGTCTGAGCGCACAAGGTTACGTTACAACGCACACACCGAGTGATGCCGATCTTATTTTGATCAATACTTGCCATATCCGTGAAAAAGCAGCAGAAAAACTCTATTCTGATCTTGGTCGCTTGCGGATCATGCGTCGGGAGCGCGTATCCGAAAAACCCTTGATTATTGGTGTCACCGGCTGTGTTGCACAGGCCGAAGGCAGCGAAATTTTGCGACGCGCGCCAACCGTGGATTTCGTCATTGGGCCGCAAATGTACCACCGCTTGCCAGAGTTGTTAAAGCAAGTTAAACGGGGAGAGAAAATCGTCGAAACGAGCTACGCTGTCGAAGATAAATATACTTACCTGCCACCTCATAATAAAGGCGCCGTAAGACAACGAGGCGTCAGCGCGTTTTTAACGGTACAAGAGGGTTGCGACAAATTTTGCACATTTTGCGTTGTTCCTTACACACGAGGCGCCGAAGTATCGCGGTCTGTCGAGCAAATTACCTATGAAGCGCGCCAACTTATCGAAGCAGGAGTGAAGGAGATTACGCTTCTCGGACAAAATGTCAATGGTTGGCACGGACAAAGTGCTGATGGTAAAGCTTGGCGCCTCGGCGATTTGCTTTATCATCTCGCCAAACTTGATGGTCTAAAGCGTTTACGTTATACAACGAGTCACCCACGTGACATGGACGAAAGCCTCATTGCCGCGCACCGAGATCTTGATATGCTCATGCCTTACTTGCACCTTCCTGTTCAATCAGGTTCAGACCGTATTCTAAAAGCGATGAACCGTCAGCACAAAAGCACCCATTATCTTCATATTATTGAGAAAATTCGCGCTGCGCGGCCCGATATTGCTTTTTCAGGGGATTTTATTGTGGGATTTCCAGGTGAGACCGACGAAGATTTCGAAGAAACCATGAAGCTCGTTGAGCAAGTAGGCTACAGTTCAGCATATTCTTTCAAATATTCACCCCGGCCTGGAACACTTAGTGCAACAATGAAAAACCACGTTGATGAAGCAGTAAAAAATTCTCGCCTTCAGCGTTTGCAGGCACTACTTCTTGATCAACAACATGCGTTCTTACGCTCTAAAATTGGGCAAACAACAGATGTCCTCATCGAAAAATCTGGCCGCCACTCCGGACAAGTAGTGGGCCGTTCACCTTGGCTCCTACCCGTTGTAGTGAACACACAAGCTGCCGCGGGTACGGTTATGGCAATTTATATTAAAGATGCAAGCTCAAACAGTTTTGTTGGTGAAAAAGTTAATGCATGA
- a CDS encoding DNA polymerase III subunit gamma/tau, translated as MENMPAETIYRVLARKYRPQNFSDLIGQEAMVRTLTNAFETGRIAQAWMLTGIRGVGKTTTARILARALNYKTNDIDRPTTTFSTIGEHCAQIIKGCHIDVVEIDAASHTGIDDIREIIEQIRYRPVSARYKIYIIDEVHMLSTQAFNGLLKTLEEPPPHVKFIFATTEIRKVPVTILSRCQRFDLRRIESEILVAHLRKIAEHEKVEAEDQALSIIARASEGSARDALSIFDQAISHSNGKVSAISVRTMLGLSDQTRIIDLFEFIMKGDIVGALNELRSQYNAGADPFIMLTELADFNHLVTRLRLTPEIAENLPFTESERLRSLDFSQKLSIRVLSRTWQMLLKGLQEVSQVAHPIQAAEMLLIRLTHAADLPTLDEALKKFTQEKEHSSIIHRTAHEKTQNVHNTAITEATYPGFPSKILDVSQNQKNFEIHSENQPSLSLQPENPLKIQTPENTDSLEKAEISKVSQTTELFKNSENLQKKPYQSVMETEKQKPATINSLADIIDLAERHNEVHFKLLIKEFVHPVSFEPGHITLRFTEDAPRSLAHDIKKMLHKWTEQHWTITLVDKGGGPTLQEEGVAVQESLFSDAQTDPEVAKILNHFPGAKIVDIRLKKREKDLDLSSYILKNENDNNTNDE; from the coding sequence ATGGAAAATATGCCGGCAGAAACGATTTACCGCGTTCTCGCGCGCAAATATCGGCCTCAAAATTTCTCTGATCTTATCGGCCAGGAAGCGATGGTGCGTACTCTTACTAACGCTTTCGAAACAGGGCGTATCGCGCAAGCATGGATGTTAACGGGAATTCGTGGGGTAGGAAAAACCACAACAGCGCGTATTTTAGCCCGTGCTCTCAACTATAAAACAAACGATATTGACCGGCCAACTACCACTTTTAGTACAATTGGTGAACACTGCGCACAAATCATCAAAGGCTGCCACATCGATGTCGTAGAAATAGACGCAGCTTCGCATACTGGCATTGATGATATCCGTGAAATCATTGAACAAATACGTTACAGACCTGTTTCTGCGCGCTACAAAATCTATATCATAGACGAAGTCCATATGCTCTCGACGCAAGCTTTTAATGGCCTATTGAAGACACTTGAAGAACCACCGCCACACGTAAAATTTATTTTTGCGACGACAGAAATTCGCAAAGTGCCCGTTACAATTCTTTCGCGCTGTCAGCGTTTTGACCTAAGACGCATCGAATCAGAAATTTTGGTGGCCCATTTGCGAAAAATCGCCGAACATGAAAAAGTTGAAGCAGAAGATCAAGCATTGTCTATAATTGCACGTGCTTCAGAAGGTTCTGCACGCGACGCGTTATCTATTTTTGACCAAGCAATTTCCCACTCTAATGGTAAAGTTAGTGCCATTTCAGTGCGCACAATGTTGGGATTATCTGATCAAACACGTATCATTGATCTATTTGAATTTATTATGAAAGGAGACATTGTCGGGGCGCTAAACGAATTACGTAGTCAATATAATGCAGGGGCTGATCCTTTCATCATGTTAACGGAATTAGCCGATTTTAACCACCTAGTTACACGATTGCGTTTAACACCAGAAATAGCAGAGAATCTACCATTTACGGAAAGTGAGCGTCTGCGAAGCTTAGACTTTTCGCAGAAACTTTCCATACGTGTTCTTTCTCGAACCTGGCAGATGCTACTCAAAGGTCTACAAGAAGTTAGTCAAGTTGCGCACCCTATCCAAGCAGCCGAAATGTTGTTAATTCGTCTCACCCACGCTGCCGATTTACCAACTCTTGATGAAGCTTTAAAAAAATTTACTCAAGAAAAAGAGCATTCTTCAATTATTCACCGCACTGCCCATGAAAAAACACAAAACGTGCATAATACTGCGATAACTGAAGCTACGTATCCGGGTTTTCCTTCAAAAATTTTAGATGTATCACAAAACCAGAAAAATTTCGAAATACACTCGGAAAATCAGCCTAGCCTTTCCTTACAACCGGAAAATCCATTAAAAATTCAAACGCCTGAAAATACGGACTCCTTAGAAAAGGCAGAAATCTCTAAAGTTTCCCAAACCACTGAGCTCTTTAAAAATAGTGAAAATTTACAAAAAAAACCTTATCAATCAGTAATGGAAACCGAAAAACAAAAGCCCGCGACCATCAATTCTTTAGCTGATATCATTGACCTGGCTGAACGGCATAATGAAGTGCATTTCAAATTACTTATTAAAGAATTTGTCCATCCCGTTTCTTTTGAACCAGGACACATCACTTTAAGATTTACCGAAGACGCTCCACGTTCACTGGCCCACGATATAAAAAAAATGCTGCATAAATGGACAGAACAACACTGGACCATAACTCTTGTTGATAAAGGAGGCGGGCCAACTTTACAGGAAGAAGGCGTTGCCGTCCAAGAATCTCTTTTTTCTGATGCACAAACTGACCCTGAGGTCGCGAAAATCCTTAACCATTTTCCAGGAGCAAAAATTGTAGATATCCGTCTGAAAAAACGAGAAAAAGACCTTGATTTATCCTCCTATATCTTAAAAAACGAAAATGATAATAACACAAATGATGAATAA
- the rimI gene encoding ribosomal protein S18-alanine N-acetyltransferase gives MARLSLTKKHFWIAPLQTGDSTLLHEIHQNCFTPAWEERTFDTFLQDRSIFGYKASPIGKPTQILGFCLCRLILDEAEVITIAVQPYSRQQGIGYLLIDSILRRLHFERAAKLFLEVEETNLPALALYQRFKFKKIAKRLAYYQSQNGRINAIVMQKTFTQAD, from the coding sequence ATGGCCAGACTTTCGTTAACAAAAAAGCATTTTTGGATTGCACCATTGCAAACTGGTGACAGCACCCTTCTTCACGAAATTCACCAAAACTGTTTTACGCCAGCTTGGGAAGAACGAACATTCGATACTTTTTTACAGGACCGCTCTATTTTCGGTTATAAAGCCTCTCCCATCGGGAAACCTACTCAAATTTTAGGATTTTGCTTATGCCGCCTTATTCTTGACGAAGCGGAAGTTATTACTATCGCTGTCCAGCCTTATAGCCGCCAACAAGGAATCGGTTATTTGCTCATTGACAGCATACTCCGTCGCCTACACTTTGAGCGCGCCGCCAAATTATTCCTAGAAGTAGAAGAAACTAATCTCCCTGCTTTAGCTCTTTACCAACGTTTCAAATTTAAAAAAATTGCTAAGCGCCTTGCTTATTATCAATCACAAAATGGCCGCATAAATGCAATCGTTATGCAAAAAACTTTCACGCAAGCTGATTGA
- a CDS encoding PhoH family protein, whose translation MKGSTQKLNRIQKKISISSDNIAVTEKANALDSDHVILTFDDNNYAKVVFGKFDENLTYIEQKLGLYICPRGNEILIRGGTTAVKRAQYALNQLYERAKTNQELTLSDTEGAINMANLSDKQQESPQINRFSAKHAPARLSAYKKTIHARTPAQNAYIRAMECAELVFGVGPAGTGKTYLAVAYAAMLLERGIIERIILSRPAVEAGEQLGFLPGDLKEKVDPYLRPLYDALYDIMPAGKVERVLASGVIEIAPLAFMRGRTLTHSAIILDEAQNTTPMQMKMFLTRLGEGARMVVTGDVSQIDLPAGQKSGLIEATRILSHIKNIAVVHFGEKDVVRHPLVAAIVRAYARDSDE comes from the coding sequence TTGAAGGGATCAACCCAAAAACTAAACCGCATTCAAAAAAAAATAAGTATTTCCTCTGACAATATTGCTGTCACTGAAAAAGCTAACGCATTGGACAGCGATCATGTTATTTTAACTTTTGACGATAATAACTACGCAAAGGTAGTTTTTGGTAAATTTGATGAAAATCTTACCTATATTGAGCAAAAGCTCGGGCTTTATATTTGTCCACGCGGGAACGAAATTTTGATCCGTGGAGGAACCACTGCCGTAAAACGCGCACAATACGCGCTAAATCAACTCTATGAACGAGCGAAAACCAATCAAGAGCTCACGTTATCGGATACAGAGGGCGCAATTAATATGGCAAATTTGTCAGATAAACAGCAAGAATCACCCCAAATAAACCGATTTTCAGCAAAACACGCACCAGCGCGCTTGAGTGCCTATAAAAAAACGATCCACGCCCGCACCCCAGCACAAAACGCTTATATACGAGCGATGGAATGTGCTGAGCTTGTTTTTGGTGTAGGTCCAGCGGGAACCGGTAAAACGTACCTCGCTGTTGCTTACGCAGCAATGCTCCTAGAACGCGGTATTATCGAACGAATTATTCTATCGCGTCCCGCTGTCGAAGCGGGAGAACAGCTTGGCTTCCTCCCCGGTGACCTTAAAGAAAAAGTTGACCCCTATTTACGACCGCTCTACGATGCTCTTTATGATATAATGCCTGCTGGAAAAGTAGAGCGTGTTTTAGCTTCTGGAGTTATAGAAATCGCTCCTTTAGCTTTTATGCGCGGGCGGACACTGACTCATTCAGCTATTATTCTTGACGAAGCACAAAACACCACCCCTATGCAGATGAAAATGTTCCTTACACGTCTTGGAGAAGGAGCAAGAATGGTTGTAACAGGCGATGTAAGTCAAATTGACTTGCCCGCAGGACAAAAATCGGGTTTAATAGAGGCGACCCGTATTCTCTCACACATAAAAAATATCGCGGTCGTTCATTTTGGTGAAAAAGATGTCGTGCGCCACCCTCTTGTTGCTGCCATTGTTCGTGCTTATGCTCGTGATTCTGATGAATGA